A section of the Methanocellales archaeon genome encodes:
- a CDS encoding proton-conducting transporter membrane subunit produces MIVISCLPVIALLSPLIAGIIAYQAGKISETARDLISVSAAIISFIVIVAMAPTILEGNTIEYIFSYSAVSTLPMAFRVGPLPLFIGLVISFAWILSAVYSHRYMEHLHSRNRFSLFMSLTLSAVIGTLFAKNMLVLFIFFEITLFTSYVLVIHEETPEAMAAGKKYLFLGLATGLVMFVGILLVYLQVGTLDLGKRGILDGVQGNILYVMLFTLLVGALFKAGMFPLHVWLPSAHPIAPSPASAVLSGVVVKEGCYVMIRILYDIFGVNLLKTMLVSNWLILLGGLSIFFGSAMAIRQHDLKTMLAYSTVSKVGYIFLGAALLTPAGLQGAMVHIFHHLMAKSALFLCAGAFIYKAGIRDIDHLAGIGKKMPITMMVFTIAACSMIGVPPLVGFASKWYIVLGALEAGRPVAIGFGLVLMLSSLMNAIYFIPIIINAFFTKESEHGEHKEVRPDDVPLSMAVPMVLLAIGIIVFGVISATTSVVIIKPTVNAMIGV; encoded by the coding sequence ATGATTGTAATTTCTTGTTTACCTGTCATAGCTTTACTTTCACCGCTAATAGCAGGCATCATAGCATATCAAGCAGGAAAGATATCTGAAACTGCCCGAGACCTTATCTCAGTCTCAGCAGCCATCATCTCCTTTATTGTTATCGTGGCAATGGCTCCTACCATATTGGAGGGCAATACCATAGAATATATTTTCTCTTATAGTGCTGTCTCAACTTTACCCATGGCATTTAGGGTGGGCCCACTCCCTCTTTTTATAGGTTTGGTAATCTCTTTCGCTTGGATACTGTCTGCGGTCTACTCGCACAGGTACATGGAACATCTACATTCAAGAAACAGGTTCTCTCTCTTCATGTCTCTGACGCTCAGTGCGGTGATAGGCACCCTGTTCGCAAAAAACATGTTGGTGTTGTTCATATTCTTTGAGATAACGCTTTTTACGTCCTATGTGCTCGTCATCCATGAGGAAACACCTGAAGCCATGGCTGCAGGAAAGAAGTATCTGTTTTTGGGTCTTGCTACAGGCCTTGTCATGTTTGTTGGCATACTCCTCGTATACCTACAAGTCGGCACCTTGGATCTTGGCAAAAGAGGAATACTTGACGGAGTCCAGGGCAACATTCTTTATGTCATGCTCTTCACTCTTTTGGTTGGTGCTCTGTTCAAAGCTGGCATGTTCCCCCTTCATGTATGGTTGCCTTCTGCGCATCCCATAGCGCCGTCTCCGGCTAGTGCGGTACTATCTGGTGTGGTGGTCAAAGAGGGTTGCTATGTCATGATAAGAATCCTGTATGATATATTTGGCGTGAATCTGCTGAAGACTATGTTGGTGAGCAATTGGTTGATTTTACTTGGCGGGTTATCCATATTCTTCGGGTCAGCGATGGCAATCAGACAACACGACCTGAAAACGATGCTAGCTTATTCGACTGTCAGCAAGGTGGGTTACATCTTTCTGGGTGCAGCTTTGCTGACGCCAGCAGGCCTGCAGGGGGCGATGGTACACATCTTCCATCACTTGATGGCTAAAAGCGCCTTGTTCCTCTGTGCTGGTGCTTTTATATATAAGGCAGGTATCAGGGACATCGATCATCTGGCTGGGATAGGAAAGAAAATGCCGATTACGATGATGGTATTTACGATAGCTGCCTGCTCGATGATAGGGGTACCTCCACTAGTGGGTTTCGCTAGCAAGTGGTATATCGTCCTTGGTGCCCTTGAAGCAGGAAGACCAGTTGCCATTGGATTCGGGTTAGTCTTGATGCTGAGCAGTTTGATGAACGCAATCTATTTTATACCGATAATCATCAACGCCTTCTTCACCAAGGAGTCTGAGCACGGTGAACACAAAGAAGTAAGGCCTGATGATGTTCCGCTATCCATGGCGGTGCCCATGGTGCTACTGGCGATAGGAATCATTGTATTTGGAGTAATTTCAGCTACAACCTCTGTGGTCATAATAAAACCAACGGTTAATGCGATGATAGGAGTGTGA
- a CDS encoding monovalent cation/H+ antiporter subunit D family protein yields MELYSIKPILAVVIPFICALLIAVTGEKNRNLREFWTLAASVLGCMIVVSMFPHIYNGGKYVFTITQIVPGVELGFRVDAFGMFFAFLSSFLWIVTSVYSIGYMRALKEHAQTRYYFCFAACIASAVGIALAGNLVTLFVFYEILTMSAFPLVMHEETSDALEAGKKYLAYTLSGGALVLFGVAITFTLTGTLTFASHGFLAGHGSEQILKMLFVIFIMGFGVKSAIIPLHSWLPSAMVAPTPVSALLHAVAVVNAGIFGIVRVVTNVYGIELVADLGFLLPLAIVASITIIFGSIFALAQDNLKRMLAYSTVSQLSYIILGAALLSPSSLSGGVAHIAHQGFMKITLFFCAGAILVQTGKKNMSEMHGIGRRMPLTMIGFTIGALGMIGAPPICGFISKWYLGLGALEAGHPIFIAVLMASTLLNTAYFIPPIYNAFFKEPEGDLIESKEASWWLLGPILLCALISLIFGMVSMVPYTPLQLARTFLGV; encoded by the coding sequence ATGGAATTATATTCAATAAAACCCATTCTTGCTGTAGTAATCCCATTTATATGTGCTCTTTTGATCGCCGTAACGGGCGAAAAGAATAGGAATTTGAGAGAGTTTTGGACTCTTGCTGCGTCTGTTCTTGGATGCATGATAGTCGTATCGATGTTTCCGCATATTTATAATGGGGGAAAATACGTCTTCACCATAACCCAAATCGTGCCGGGTGTAGAACTTGGCTTCAGGGTGGATGCTTTTGGTATGTTCTTCGCGTTTTTATCCTCTTTTCTATGGATCGTAACCTCTGTTTATTCCATAGGTTATATGAGGGCTCTAAAAGAGCATGCACAAACCAGATACTATTTTTGTTTTGCTGCATGCATTGCCTCTGCAGTGGGCATAGCGTTGGCAGGCAATCTCGTCACCTTATTTGTATTCTATGAGATATTGACGATGTCTGCCTTTCCACTGGTCATGCACGAGGAAACGTCAGATGCGTTGGAGGCCGGGAAGAAGTATTTGGCATATACGCTGAGTGGGGGTGCACTTGTCCTTTTTGGGGTGGCCATAACGTTTACTCTAACAGGCACTCTCACCTTCGCCAGCCATGGATTCTTGGCAGGTCACGGCTCTGAGCAAATATTAAAGATGCTATTTGTGATATTTATCATGGGATTTGGCGTCAAGTCGGCTATCATACCTTTACACTCTTGGTTGCCTAGCGCTATGGTTGCGCCTACACCAGTAAGCGCATTACTGCATGCCGTAGCAGTGGTTAACGCTGGCATATTCGGAATTGTGCGAGTAGTGACCAACGTCTATGGCATAGAGCTAGTGGCAGATCTCGGATTTTTACTGCCACTCGCAATAGTGGCCTCGATCACAATCATCTTTGGATCAATTTTTGCATTAGCGCAGGACAATCTCAAACGGATGCTGGCATATTCTACCGTAAGCCAACTATCCTATATCATATTGGGCGCCGCATTGTTGAGTCCTAGCTCCCTCTCAGGGGGAGTTGCTCACATTGCTCATCAAGGGTTCATGAAGATTACACTATTCTTCTGTGCAGGCGCTATACTTGTTCAAACCGGCAAAAAGAATATGAGCGAGATGCACGGCATTGGTCGCAGGATGCCCCTAACGATGATTGGGTTCACCATAGGGGCGCTTGGAATGATAGGTGCACCCCCGATTTGCGGGTTCATATCTAAATGGTATCTTGGTCTGGGGGCTCTGGAAGCAGGGCATCCCATATTCATCGCAGTGCTAATGGCTAGTACACTGCTGAATACGGCATACTTCATACCACCGATATATAATGCCTTCTTCAAAGAGCCGGAGGGCGATCTGATCGAGAGCAAGGAAGCATCTTGGTGGCTGTTGGGTCCGATATTGCTATGTGCGTTAATCTCTTTGATATTTGGCATGGTGTCGATGGTGCCCTATACGCCTTTGCAACTGGCTCGGACTTTCTTGGGGGTATAA
- a CDS encoding Na(+)/H(+) antiporter subunit D has protein sequence MITSVPPAAIFIIGAFLIPFLKGKLKTAYLLLLPIIAIINLLNLSEGTSWIVGFLDYNLIFCRVDKLSMVFGYIFVIMGFLGTLYGIHVKEGGHHLAVFLYVGSSLGVVFSGDLFSLFIFWEIMAFASTFLIWYKKDKRALKAGLRYLLVHTFGGTCLLAGIMMYLYTTGSLEFSFIGINGIASRLIFLGFIINAAIPPLHAWLPDAYPESTVTGTVILSIFTTKTAVYVLARAFPGTEILIFLGAIMTVFPIFYAVIENDTRRVLAYSLIEQVGFMIVGIGIGTELSLNGAVSHAFCNILFEGLLFMCTGAVLYVTGTSKCTELGGLYRTMPITLMLCLVGAASISAFPLFTGFVSKSMVIQAAADGHMFIIWLALLFASAGVFHYAGIKIPYFIFFAEDSGKRPDEPPFNMLLSMGIVAFLCILIGIFPGVLYRILPYPVDFVPYTSGHVLSQLQLLFFAGLAFLFLITYGFYPKEERSTNLDTDWFYRKAGRGFMWFCNHPAAKFNMWIDQAFLKGARGFIWFCRNPIPTLGLWMDTAFVMFYNGFIWFSENPVSILVSGFYGGLHLAFAMVSKGLLKISSAIEKARDRAEKQRVFYKELIEHGPPGGDARSISSDLFIAFIVFAVFLVYLAIRYFL, from the coding sequence ATGATTACTAGTGTTCCGCCAGCAGCAATATTTATCATCGGTGCATTTCTCATCCCATTTCTAAAAGGAAAGCTAAAAACAGCCTATTTGTTGCTCCTACCTATTATTGCCATCATAAATCTTCTTAATCTGTCGGAAGGCACAAGCTGGATAGTCGGTTTCTTAGATTATAATCTCATATTTTGCAGAGTTGATAAACTAAGTATGGTTTTCGGATACATTTTCGTTATAATGGGCTTTTTGGGCACTCTCTATGGCATTCATGTAAAGGAGGGGGGACATCATTTAGCCGTCTTCTTATACGTCGGGAGCTCTCTTGGCGTTGTCTTTTCTGGTGACCTCTTCTCTTTATTCATATTCTGGGAGATTATGGCTTTTGCTTCTACTTTCCTTATCTGGTATAAAAAGGATAAGAGGGCATTAAAGGCGGGGTTGAGATATCTCTTAGTACATACGTTTGGTGGTACATGTCTATTGGCTGGTATTATGATGTACCTTTATACCACAGGGTCCCTTGAATTCAGTTTTATAGGCATTAATGGAATCGCCTCCAGACTAATCTTTCTTGGTTTTATTATTAATGCAGCAATTCCGCCACTACATGCATGGCTTCCAGATGCCTATCCTGAGTCAACTGTTACAGGTACAGTAATTTTGAGCATCTTTACCACCAAGACCGCAGTGTATGTTTTGGCGAGAGCTTTCCCAGGCACTGAGATTCTGATATTTCTGGGGGCAATAATGACGGTATTCCCCATTTTCTATGCCGTCATTGAGAATGACACGAGGAGGGTACTTGCCTATAGTCTCATCGAGCAAGTTGGATTCATGATAGTAGGTATAGGTATAGGTACGGAGCTATCTCTGAATGGTGCCGTTTCTCACGCCTTCTGCAATATTCTTTTTGAGGGTCTTCTTTTCATGTGTACGGGGGCTGTGCTCTATGTGACGGGAACAAGCAAGTGCACAGAGCTTGGCGGACTATATAGGACTATGCCCATAACCCTTATGTTATGTCTTGTAGGCGCTGCCTCAATCTCTGCGTTCCCCCTCTTTACGGGTTTTGTAAGTAAGTCAATGGTTATCCAGGCAGCCGCTGATGGGCATATGTTCATCATATGGCTGGCTTTATTATTTGCCTCGGCTGGTGTCTTCCACTATGCTGGTATCAAAATCCCCTATTTCATATTTTTTGCCGAGGACTCTGGTAAAAGACCAGATGAGCCACCATTTAATATGCTCCTTTCTATGGGAATTGTTGCCTTTTTATGCATTCTTATTGGCATATTTCCTGGTGTACTTTATCGGATTCTTCCATATCCAGTTGATTTTGTTCCCTACACGTCAGGTCATGTTCTGAGTCAACTCCAGCTACTGTTCTTCGCTGGTTTGGCATTTCTGTTCCTCATAACATATGGTTTCTATCCTAAGGAAGAAAGGTCTACTAATCTCGATACAGACTGGTTCTATAGGAAAGCTGGAAGGGGTTTCATGTGGTTCTGCAATCATCCTGCTGCGAAATTTAACATGTGGATAGATCAGGCTTTCTTAAAAGGAGCAAGGGGTTTTATATGGTTCTGCAGAAATCCAATCCCAACGCTTGGCCTGTGGATGGACACGGCATTCGTAATGTTTTACAATGGCTTTATCTGGTTCTCTGAGAATCCAGTTTCAATACTTGTTAGTGGGTTTTATGGTGGACTTCATCTAGCTTTTGCAATGGTTTCAAAGGGCTTACTCAAGATCTCCAGTGCAATTGAAAAGGCAAGAGATAGGGCCGAGAAACAAAGAGTATTCTATAAGGAACTAATTGAGCATGGACCCCCCGGTGGAGACGCTAGAAGCATCAGCTCTGACCTATTCATAGCATTTATAGTATTTGCAGTATTTCTTGTATATCTGGCTATAAGGTATTTCCTATGA
- a CDS encoding DUF22 domain-containing protein: protein MKNIVDLLRSKKPERSFDFKLSDMVGKVEYVFADENIEVKKGDVHYIKIKPFTIPPEWLAVPCSYIQNPLGKVVGVGEKFAKPVALKRHATDAIFTAFADGKIQIGEIVGAVVMLYTHIES, encoded by the coding sequence ATGAAAAATATCGTGGACTTATTGAGGAGTAAAAAACCAGAAAGGAGCTTCGACTTCAAGCTATCGGACATGGTCGGAAAGGTTGAATATGTTTTCGCAGATGAAAATATAGAGGTCAAGAAGGGCGATGTACATTATATCAAAATAAAGCCCTTCACGATTCCTCCTGAGTGGCTGGCTGTTCCTTGTTCGTATATACAAAACCCACTTGGTAAAGTCGTCGGTGTGGGAGAGAAATTTGCTAAGCCAGTAGCACTCAAAAGACATGCAACTGATGCAATATTTACTGCATTCGCAGACGGCAAGATACAGATAGGTGAGATAGTGGGTGCCGTTGTTATGCTGTATACCCATATCGAATCATAG
- a CDS encoding V-type ATP synthase subunit D — protein MINVKATRMELLNIKKRIKIAKRGHKLLKDKRDGLMKQFLSIVNESMETRRRVDSKLNMAHRSFLLTRAMMSVEEIEGAIFYPKKESLLAISYQNIMGVNVPKIKTQIEKERNSAYSLVSTTSELDHSLELFDEALVDMIRLAEIQKSVELLALEIGKTRRRVNALEHVLIPQLEDAARYISMKLDEMERSNFCNLMRIKEIMEV, from the coding sequence ATGATCAACGTCAAAGCAACAAGGATGGAACTCCTCAACATAAAAAAGAGGATAAAAATAGCGAAGAGAGGCCACAAACTGCTGAAAGACAAACGAGACGGACTCATGAAGCAGTTTTTGAGCATTGTAAACGAAAGTATGGAGACAAGAAGACGTGTTGATAGTAAGCTCAATATGGCACATAGGAGCTTTCTACTGACGAGGGCGATGATGAGCGTTGAGGAGATTGAGGGGGCAATCTTTTACCCAAAAAAAGAGTCCCTACTTGCCATCTCTTATCAGAACATCATGGGCGTGAACGTGCCTAAGATAAAGACGCAGATTGAAAAAGAAAGGAATAGTGCATACAGCTTGGTCAGCACCACAAGCGAGCTGGATCATTCACTGGAGCTCTTTGACGAGGCATTGGTGGATATGATTCGGCTTGCAGAGATACAGAAATCGGTCGAGCTGTTGGCGCTCGAGATAGGTAAGACCCGAAGAAGGGTAAATGCACTGGAACATGTGCTCATACCGCAGCTGGAGGATGCTGCAAGATACATCAGCATGAAGCTGGACGAAATGGAAAGGTCGAACTTCTGTAATCTGATGAGGATAAAAGAAATCATGGAAGTATGA
- a CDS encoding V-type ATP synthase subunit B, which translates to MLKDYLTISEITGPLMFVEGVEGVKYDELVEIETPTGEVRRGKVLEIASDKALLQVFEGTSGIDVSTSRVRFLGKGIELPLSLDITGRIFDGFGDPIDGGPKIVPEDRIDIGGNPINPYSRNYPLDFIQTGISAIDGMNPLIRGQKLPLFSGAGLPHADIGAQIARQAKLIREEEEFAVIFAAMGITFEEANYFISDFRRTGAIEKAVLFMNLADDPVIERIATPRIALTAAEYLAFEHDMHILVIMTDMTNYCEALREVSASRKEIPGRRGYPGYMYTDLATIYERAGRVKGKKGSITQIPILSMPEDDITHPIPDLTGYITEGQIFLSRELHRKGIYPPIDVLPSLSRLKDKGIGEGKTREDHAGVLNQLYAAYARGKEVRELAIILGEAALTDVDKNFLDFAETFERKFISQGKNEDRSIGKTLDIGWELMAALPETELKRVRPEHIEKYMRKAYST; encoded by the coding sequence ATGCTCAAAGATTATCTGACGATTTCCGAAATTACGGGACCCCTCATGTTCGTTGAGGGCGTGGAAGGTGTGAAGTATGATGAACTGGTGGAGATAGAAACTCCCACCGGCGAGGTAAGGCGAGGAAAGGTTCTTGAGATAGCCAGCGACAAGGCATTGTTGCAAGTTTTCGAGGGCACCAGTGGAATAGACGTTTCCACCAGCAGGGTCAGATTCCTCGGCAAGGGGATCGAATTGCCGTTATCATTGGACATCACTGGAAGGATCTTTGATGGTTTCGGAGATCCAATAGATGGTGGACCAAAAATAGTGCCAGAGGACAGAATCGACATTGGCGGAAATCCGATCAATCCCTACTCAAGGAACTATCCACTCGATTTCATCCAGACCGGGATATCTGCAATAGATGGCATGAATCCCTTGATCAGGGGGCAGAAACTGCCCCTCTTCTCTGGAGCAGGATTGCCCCATGCGGACATAGGGGCCCAAATTGCCAGGCAAGCAAAGCTAATTCGAGAGGAAGAGGAGTTTGCAGTCATATTCGCTGCGATGGGCATTACTTTCGAGGAGGCAAATTATTTCATATCTGATTTTCGCCGCACTGGTGCAATAGAGAAAGCGGTTTTGTTCATGAACCTGGCTGATGACCCAGTAATAGAGCGGATTGCAACTCCCAGAATTGCACTGACTGCTGCCGAATATTTGGCATTTGAGCATGATATGCACATACTTGTCATCATGACCGATATGACAAATTACTGCGAAGCGCTTAGAGAAGTCTCAGCATCACGAAAAGAGATTCCGGGGCGGAGAGGGTACCCGGGCTACATGTACACAGACCTGGCGACAATATATGAGCGAGCTGGGAGAGTTAAAGGTAAAAAAGGCTCAATAACGCAAATTCCGATATTGAGCATGCCTGAGGATGATATAACGCACCCGATCCCGGATCTGACTGGCTATATCACCGAAGGTCAAATATTTTTGAGCAGAGAGCTGCATCGAAAGGGAATCTACCCCCCAATCGATGTTTTGCCGTCTTTATCAAGGCTCAAAGACAAGGGAATCGGAGAGGGCAAGACAAGAGAGGATCACGCTGGCGTCCTAAACCAGCTCTATGCAGCCTATGCCAGAGGAAAGGAGGTCAGAGAGCTGGCGATAATCTTAGGGGAAGCGGCATTGACAGATGTCGATAAGAACTTCCTTGATTTCGCAGAGACTTTTGAACGAAAGTTCATATCCCAAGGGAAAAATGAGGACAGAAGCATAGGAAAAACCCTGGACATTGGTTGGGAATTGATGGCCGCCCTTCCTGAGACTGAGCTGAAGAGAGTTAGACCAGAGCATATCGAAAAATACATGCGAAAGGCTTATAGTACCTGA
- a CDS encoding V-type ATP synthase subunit A — MGKIIKVSGPVVIAEGLSNEKMYDVVKVGEKELVGEIIELRKDKSTIQVYEETSGIGPGEPVFPTGQPLSVELAPGLMGAIYDGIQRPLNVISSIAGDYMTRGISADAVDRKKEWNFQPKLKEGSRVTQGDILGVVKETELVEHRVMVPVGLEGEVIDIYEGPAKVEDVIAKIKTKDGPKEVTMLQRWPVRIPRPSKEKLHPEIPMITGQRILDTFFPIAKGGTACVPGPFGSGKTVVQHQLSKWSDTDIIVFIGCGERGNEMAEVLLEFPELKDPRSGLPLMDRTILVANTSNMPFAAREASVYTGITLAEYYRDMGYNVSLMADSTSRWAEALREISGRLEEMPGEEGYPAYLSSRAAMFYERAGRVITLGSEKREGSLTVIGAVSPPGGDFSEPVTQATLRITKVFWALDAPLAYRRHFPAIHWLLSYSLYLDDVENWWRSNVGDDWRSMRDAAMELLQKESELEEIVRLVGVESLSSKDRLLLETTKSIREDFLYQNAYHEIDTYSSAKKQYALLKLILNFHGLAMKALDDGIQLKDILALPIRGDIVKARFVPEDEFKITFGKIEDGMKAQFTKLGD, encoded by the coding sequence ATGGGGAAGATAATAAAGGTCTCAGGCCCAGTCGTTATCGCAGAAGGGCTGAGCAATGAAAAGATGTACGATGTCGTGAAGGTCGGAGAGAAAGAGTTGGTGGGGGAGATCATAGAGCTTCGAAAAGATAAGTCAACTATCCAGGTATATGAGGAGACCTCCGGCATAGGCCCCGGGGAGCCTGTTTTTCCCACGGGTCAACCGCTGAGCGTCGAGCTGGCACCAGGACTAATGGGAGCGATATACGATGGCATTCAGCGCCCATTGAACGTCATAAGCAGCATTGCAGGTGACTATATGACAAGGGGTATCTCGGCAGATGCAGTTGATAGAAAAAAAGAATGGAACTTTCAGCCTAAGTTGAAGGAGGGAAGCAGAGTAACCCAAGGGGATATCCTGGGAGTGGTAAAGGAGACTGAGCTAGTGGAGCACAGGGTAATGGTTCCAGTTGGTTTAGAGGGAGAGGTAATCGATATTTACGAGGGACCAGCGAAAGTTGAAGACGTCATTGCGAAGATCAAAACGAAAGATGGCCCCAAGGAGGTAACGATGCTTCAGCGGTGGCCGGTTCGCATTCCTAGACCTTCCAAAGAGAAGCTCCACCCAGAAATACCCATGATAACCGGTCAGAGGATTTTAGATACGTTCTTTCCCATCGCGAAGGGTGGCACAGCCTGCGTGCCTGGCCCGTTCGGCTCGGGAAAAACCGTCGTTCAGCACCAATTATCGAAGTGGAGCGACACCGACATCATCGTTTTCATCGGATGCGGTGAAAGGGGGAATGAAATGGCAGAGGTTTTGCTGGAGTTCCCAGAGCTCAAAGATCCTCGCTCAGGCCTTCCGCTGATGGATAGGACCATTCTGGTTGCCAATACGTCAAATATGCCATTCGCGGCGAGGGAGGCAAGCGTCTACACTGGAATAACGTTAGCAGAATATTATAGGGACATGGGATATAACGTCTCTTTGATGGCTGACTCCACCTCGAGATGGGCAGAAGCCCTAAGAGAGATCTCCGGTAGATTGGAGGAAATGCCCGGCGAAGAAGGTTATCCTGCCTATTTATCGTCTAGAGCAGCAATGTTCTATGAAAGAGCTGGCAGGGTGATAACCCTCGGATCAGAAAAGAGAGAGGGCTCATTAACGGTAATAGGGGCAGTATCTCCCCCAGGGGGCGATTTCTCCGAGCCGGTAACACAAGCAACGCTCCGTATAACCAAGGTTTTCTGGGCACTGGACGCCCCCTTAGCATATAGAAGACACTTTCCTGCCATTCACTGGCTTCTTAGCTACTCGCTCTACCTAGATGACGTAGAAAATTGGTGGCGTAGCAACGTTGGGGATGATTGGCGCAGCATGAGGGATGCTGCCATGGAACTCTTGCAAAAGGAGTCGGAGTTGGAGGAAATAGTCCGTCTGGTAGGGGTGGAGTCTCTCTCTTCCAAGGATAGGCTTCTTTTGGAGACCACAAAATCGATAAGGGAGGATTTCCTCTATCAAAATGCATACCATGAAATAGATACGTATTCTTCCGCCAAGAAGCAATATGCGCTCTTAAAACTCATCCTGAATTTCCATGGGTTGGCGATGAAGGCACTTGATGACGGCATCCAGCTAAAAGATATCCTAGCCCTACCCATTCGGGGGGACATAGTAAAAGCAAGATTTGTGCCCGAGGATGAATTCAAGATCACTTTTGGCAAAATAGAGGATGGAATGAAGGCTCAATTCACAAAGTTAGGTGATTAG
- a CDS encoding V-type ATP synthase subunit F, with the protein MYKIGIIGDKDEILCFKALGVVTYGAKDVEEASNMLSKACDENFGIIFISEYFAKNLDEQISGIEMPIIIEIPDKKGITGFGIEQLRKTVEKAVGTDILSKKGE; encoded by the coding sequence ATGTATAAAATAGGCATCATAGGCGATAAGGATGAAATCTTATGTTTCAAGGCGTTAGGGGTGGTCACCTATGGGGCCAAAGATGTTGAGGAGGCTTCAAACATGCTGAGTAAAGCATGTGACGAGAATTTTGGCATCATATTCATCTCAGAATATTTTGCTAAAAATCTAGATGAGCAAATCTCAGGCATAGAAATGCCCATCATCATTGAGATTCCAGACAAGAAGGGAATCACGGGATTTGGAATTGAACAGCTTAGGAAAACGGTTGAAAAAGCGGTCGGCACTGATATATTGTCTAAAAAAGGTGAGTAA
- a CDS encoding V-type ATP synthase subunit C, which produces MEAKAVSKYAYSVGRVRALETKLLDGDKIEKMIEAEDAEAVLRILSETEYGDMIAEAKSAEEFEETLYRELKRKYAIAKRFYPDPELVDLFTLKYDFHNLKVLLKSKLSDQRAEMIDLGAIADVVPELMKEDLAEIPKKLPEGYARAIERVLNEFNISKDPQVIDAGLDVEMFNLMFEFASKSEFLLKLLQMHVDLANIKMLIRSKKLGKSKKFLGYALLERGSLPKDVLLKIYDGTLDAMVSELCKSEYGEIIAAGAEHYKKEGSLLWFEKLFDDFITERVKKAKYITFGLEPLAGYIIAKENEVKLIRTILIGKLNEIPSEQIKKMVREGYV; this is translated from the coding sequence ATGGAAGCCAAAGCGGTCAGCAAATATGCCTACTCAGTAGGAAGGGTCAGGGCATTAGAAACGAAGCTCCTCGATGGAGACAAGATAGAGAAGATGATCGAGGCTGAGGATGCAGAGGCCGTTTTACGCATATTGAGCGAAACAGAATATGGAGACATGATTGCAGAGGCCAAAAGTGCCGAGGAGTTTGAGGAGACTTTATACAGGGAGCTAAAGAGGAAATATGCGATTGCCAAGAGATTCTACCCTGATCCAGAACTTGTAGACCTGTTCACGCTCAAGTACGATTTCCATAATCTAAAGGTATTGCTCAAATCCAAATTGAGTGACCAGAGAGCAGAGATGATCGATCTCGGAGCGATCGCAGACGTGGTTCCTGAGCTGATGAAAGAAGACCTTGCTGAGATCCCAAAGAAATTACCAGAAGGCTATGCAAGAGCGATCGAAAGGGTGCTGAATGAGTTTAACATTTCAAAAGATCCACAGGTAATTGATGCGGGTTTAGATGTCGAAATGTTTAATCTGATGTTTGAGTTTGCTTCTAAGAGCGAGTTTTTGCTAAAACTGCTACAGATGCATGTCGATCTGGCTAATATAAAAATGTTGATCAGGTCGAAGAAGCTCGGTAAGAGCAAAAAATTCCTGGGATATGCCCTTTTAGAGAGGGGCAGTTTACCCAAAGATGTTCTGCTTAAGATTTATGACGGAACATTGGATGCCATGGTAAGCGAGCTCTGCAAATCAGAATATGGCGAGATCATAGCTGCTGGGGCTGAGCACTATAAAAAAGAGGGGTCTTTGCTTTGGTTTGAAAAATTGTTTGACGACTTCATAACAGAGCGTGTGAAAAAAGCTAAATATATAACATTCGGTCTGGAGCCCCTGGCTGGATACATCATCGCAAAGGAAAACGAGGTAAAACTGATCAGGACGATACTGATTGGAAAATTGAATGAAATTCCAAGTGAACAGATAAAAAAAATGGTTCGTGAGGGGTATGTATAA